One part of the Stigmatopora argus isolate UIUO_Sarg chromosome 8, RoL_Sarg_1.0, whole genome shotgun sequence genome encodes these proteins:
- the LOC144079041 gene encoding uncharacterized protein LOC144079041, whose translation MGVAGVVGSPGPAGLAGPSGIDGIMGEQGKQGQDGLKGDLGPPGNQGNSGTRGVKGREGREGFSGLPGPFGEMGKSGERGPQGEPGIKGRLGVPSTNGPKGEKGLKGYPGVRGQDGIDGAMGPTGENGIAGDTGAVGPKGRQDQVAPRDLSGQM comes from the exons ATGGGAGTCGCGGGTGTTGTAGGATCACCAGGACCAGCAGGACTTGCTGGGCCCAGC GGAATTGATGGCATCATGGGCGAGCAAGGCAAGCAAGGCCAAGATGGGTTGAAG GGAGATCTAGGGCCTCCAGGAAATCAGGGAAATTCTGGAACAAGAGGAGTCAAG GGTCGCGAGGGGCGAGAAGGATTTTCTGGATTGCCTGGCCCTTTT GGAGAGATGGGAAAATCTGGAGAGCGAGGGCCCCAAGGAGAACCTGGTATTAAG GGGAGGTTAGGAGTCCCATCCACAAATGGACCCAAAGGGGAAAAG GGTCTAAAAGGTTATCCGGGAGTCAGAGGACAAGATGGAATTGATGGAGCCATG GGGCCTACTGGTGAAAATGGAATAGCTGGTGACACTGGAGCAGTAGGTCCAAAA GGAAGACAGGACCAAGTGGCCCCCAGGGACCTATCGGGACAAATGTGA